A window from Aliamphritea hakodatensis encodes these proteins:
- a CDS encoding putative bifunctional diguanylate cyclase/phosphodiesterase translates to MDTVVVGDSATLDKTYIAVSGILIFDSDGLISFANEQAAVLLESSPLNSSPADLIGRTVPDLFQSAGSFLAEAFWCALLRKSGHNISVRLSGFSETQWLAEFSAGPVFTSLDDDLHARLRHAVDSGMEGLSLHNADGLFVYVNPAEAELYGYRVDELIGEHWSKLYCPDQVELINELYFPVVLAEGKWRGELKGQRKDQSRFDVEVSLTLIRDEADTPVGLICTCRDISERKLTEHQLRQAAAVFASAGQGIVITDVDFRIIAVNPATLDTSGYTEQQLLGQPIYFLSNKDRRNIRIADLFALAAQGKCWQGEIWAKRANGQIYPIWMTMSAVYTDNESLTSLVFVFSDISSTKEAQAKLDRLAHYDHLTGLPNRLLLNQELDTAILRAKRRQQKIALLFLDLDYFKNINDSLGHAVGDELLKEVARRIRECCHPDDMVARLSGDEFTVVCQNLPGIEQAEHLASRLISCISEPMEVAGHDYYQNVSIGIAMYPRDGSCISELMKSADIAMYQAKAEGRQSYRVYDHDMAKQANEILIVERELREALVAEQFVLHYQPVLCAEGNLKGLEALVRWQHPERGLVFPDHFIHIAESSRIIISLGEWVLREACAQARRWLDAGLVFEYVAVNVSGGQLEWDFYQLVERVLAETGLPASFLELEITETYLMTDLQRPERVLQSLRSLGVHLAIDDFGIGYSSLARLKQLPINRLKIDRSFIRDIVQDDGDLSIVNAIIAMSNTLGLNVTAEGVETEAHYKLLKQHSRVCSQGYYFSRPVGVAAVEYWYEDKYGALI, encoded by the coding sequence GTGGATACGGTTGTAGTGGGTGACTCAGCTACTTTGGATAAGACGTATATTGCGGTATCAGGAATACTGATTTTTGATTCTGATGGTCTGATCAGTTTCGCCAATGAGCAGGCGGCGGTTCTTTTAGAGTCCAGTCCGCTAAATTCCAGTCCGGCTGACCTTATTGGCAGAACGGTTCCGGATCTTTTTCAATCAGCAGGAAGCTTTCTGGCTGAAGCGTTCTGGTGCGCTTTACTGCGCAAGTCCGGTCATAATATATCCGTCAGGTTAAGTGGCTTTTCCGAGACGCAGTGGCTTGCAGAGTTTTCTGCAGGCCCGGTGTTTACTTCCTTAGATGATGATCTTCACGCCCGTCTGCGCCATGCCGTTGACAGTGGTATGGAAGGGCTTTCCCTCCACAATGCTGATGGCTTGTTTGTTTACGTGAATCCTGCTGAAGCAGAGTTGTATGGTTACCGGGTTGATGAGCTGATCGGTGAGCACTGGAGCAAATTATATTGTCCTGACCAGGTAGAACTGATCAATGAATTATATTTCCCGGTGGTTCTTGCTGAAGGTAAGTGGCGCGGTGAGCTTAAGGGACAGCGTAAGGATCAGAGCAGATTTGATGTAGAAGTCTCACTGACACTGATTCGCGATGAAGCGGATACGCCTGTCGGTTTGATCTGTACCTGCCGGGATATTTCTGAGCGTAAGTTGACCGAACATCAGCTCAGGCAGGCCGCAGCAGTGTTTGCCAGTGCCGGTCAGGGGATTGTTATCACAGATGTTGATTTCCGGATCATTGCTGTTAACCCGGCCACGCTTGATACCTCCGGATATACTGAACAGCAGTTGCTGGGTCAGCCGATTTATTTTCTTTCCAACAAAGATCGCCGTAACATCCGGATCGCCGACCTGTTTGCTCTGGCCGCGCAGGGGAAGTGCTGGCAGGGTGAAATCTGGGCGAAACGGGCTAATGGTCAGATTTATCCGATCTGGATGACTATGTCAGCGGTATATACGGACAATGAAAGCCTGACCAGTCTGGTGTTTGTCTTTTCCGATATCTCCAGCACTAAAGAAGCGCAGGCCAAACTTGACCGTTTAGCCCATTATGATCATCTCACCGGCTTACCTAACCGTCTGCTTCTTAATCAAGAGCTGGATACAGCGATTCTCCGGGCTAAGCGCCGGCAACAAAAAATCGCTCTGTTGTTTCTTGATCTGGATTATTTCAAAAATATTAATGACAGCCTGGGCCATGCGGTTGGCGATGAGTTACTCAAGGAAGTCGCAAGGCGTATCAGGGAATGTTGTCATCCGGATGATATGGTAGCCCGTCTCAGTGGTGATGAGTTCACGGTTGTTTGTCAGAACCTTCCCGGTATTGAGCAGGCTGAGCATCTCGCGTCCCGGCTTATTAGCTGTATCTCTGAGCCGATGGAGGTAGCCGGTCATGATTACTATCAGAACGTCAGCATTGGTATTGCTATGTATCCGCGGGATGGCAGTTGCATTTCTGAACTTATGAAAAGTGCTGATATTGCGATGTACCAGGCGAAAGCTGAAGGACGACAGAGTTACCGTGTGTATGATCATGATATGGCAAAGCAGGCCAACGAAATACTCATCGTAGAACGGGAGCTACGTGAAGCCCTGGTGGCTGAACAGTTTGTGCTGCACTATCAGCCGGTTCTGTGTGCGGAAGGTAATCTGAAAGGGCTTGAAGCTCTGGTTCGCTGGCAGCATCCTGAGAGAGGTCTGGTCTTTCCTGATCATTTTATTCATATAGCAGAAAGCTCACGGATCATTATCAGTCTTGGAGAATGGGTGTTACGTGAGGCCTGTGCTCAGGCAAGGCGCTGGCTGGATGCCGGACTTGTCTTTGAGTACGTTGCAGTTAACGTTTCCGGGGGGCAACTGGAATGGGATTTTTATCAGCTTGTTGAAAGGGTATTGGCAGAAACCGGATTGCCTGCCAGCTTTCTGGAGCTGGAAATTACAGAAACCTATCTGATGACTGACTTACAACGGCCTGAGCGGGTGTTGCAGTCGCTACGCAGCCTGGGTGTTCATTTAGCAATTGATGATTTCGGGATCGGCTATTCTTCACTGGCGCGGTTAAAGCAGCTGCCCATAAACCGTCTTAAGATCGACCGTTCTTTTATCCGCGATATTGTTCAGGACGACGGTGATCTTTCGATTGTTAATGCCATTATCGCGATGAGCAATACGCTGGGCCTGAATGTTACGGCTGAGGGGGTTGAGACCGAAGCACACTACAAGCTGCTGAAACAGCATTCCAGAGTGTGTTCACAGGGATACTATTTCTCGCGGCCTGTGGGTGTGGCAGCTGTTGAATACTGGTATGAGGACAAGTATGGGGCCCTGATCTAG
- a CDS encoding redoxin family protein yields MPAILNPKTLLKKYWKDIALILAVFIGITAWQERNLLADNQPADNFELPILQSSESSPLFTPGKQTLVYFFAPWCSICKLSIGNLSAVSGEVDAVAVALDYTSASEVSEFIGEQEVQVPVLMGNQRVSNAYKISAFPTYYLIDTDGTIAEKSMGYSSSLGLRWRTL; encoded by the coding sequence ATGCCTGCCATCCTGAATCCCAAAACACTGTTAAAAAAGTACTGGAAAGATATCGCTCTGATACTTGCCGTTTTTATCGGTATCACCGCCTGGCAGGAACGTAACTTACTGGCAGATAATCAGCCCGCAGACAACTTTGAACTGCCGATTCTTCAGTCCTCCGAAAGCTCGCCACTGTTCACCCCAGGTAAACAGACACTGGTGTATTTTTTTGCTCCCTGGTGCAGCATCTGTAAACTCAGTATCGGCAATCTGTCAGCAGTATCAGGTGAAGTAGATGCAGTAGCCGTGGCTCTGGATTACACATCAGCCAGTGAAGTCAGTGAATTTATTGGTGAGCAGGAAGTTCAGGTGCCGGTATTAATGGGCAACCAACGGGTGAGTAACGCCTATAAAATTTCTGCTTTTCCAACCTATTACCTGATTGATACTGACGGAACAATTGCTGAGAAAAGTATGGGCTACAGCAGCTCTCTGGGCCTGCGCTGGAGAACACTCTAG
- a CDS encoding cysteine hydrolase family protein — protein MVKAVIVIDVQRAFFEPEPLPANAEATIENINRVTVAARAASVPVIFVYHERPQNGLFADSDAWQLQKDLITGADDRQVRKTTPDAFLDTDLQSQLTEAGADQLVICGFASEFCVDTTTRRAAGLGYRVELVTDAHTTHDKPHAAGEQISLHHSNTLTSIMSFPQKVEAVTSQSVSF, from the coding sequence ATGGTTAAAGCAGTTATTGTGATTGATGTGCAGCGTGCGTTTTTTGAGCCGGAGCCTTTGCCGGCCAATGCTGAAGCGACGATTGAAAATATTAACCGGGTCACGGTGGCTGCAAGGGCTGCGTCTGTACCCGTGATATTCGTTTATCATGAGCGTCCCCAGAATGGTCTGTTTGCAGACTCAGACGCCTGGCAGTTACAGAAGGATCTGATCACAGGTGCGGACGACCGGCAGGTAAGAAAAACCACGCCGGATGCGTTTCTGGATACCGATTTGCAGTCACAGCTGACAGAAGCTGGTGCGGATCAACTGGTGATTTGTGGGTTTGCCAGTGAGTTTTGCGTAGATACCACTACCCGGCGGGCGGCTGGCCTCGGATACCGGGTAGAGTTGGTGACCGATGCGCACACGACCCACGACAAACCCCATGCGGCAGGTGAGCAGATCAGCTTACATCATTCCAATACCCTGACGTCCATTATGAGTTTTCCGCAAAAGGTTGAGGCGGTTACCAGCCAATCAGTCAGTTTTTAG
- a CDS encoding tRNA-queuosine alpha-mannosyltransferase domain-containing protein: MKILLLSAYDADSHRYWHQNLIRQFPEHEWTVQTLPARYFAWRIRGNSLSWAFGEQRPLLEQPYDLLIATSMTDLSALKGMIPNLASIPSVVYFHENQFAYPATDKAHKSVEPQILNIYTAACADRILFNTTYNRDSFFNGARALLKKLPDHVPAKLISQLEERASILPVPLETELFKPVQAHLKALTEWRDNNHKALRIVWAARWEYDKGPAHLLAILEQLEEQNTDYRLCLMGQSFRHSPKEFKLIGERFKHKLVQFGYAESREEYLQWLRTADIFLSTALHEFQGLSVLEAVACGCTPVLPAREVYPALFPEQYLYRCSEDISREATAACAKLTETTAEHETCEPPDVSYISWQNQRAAYDAVLKSTTAKN, translated from the coding sequence GTGAAGATCCTGTTACTTTCCGCCTATGATGCCGACAGCCACCGGTACTGGCATCAAAATCTGATCAGGCAATTTCCGGAACATGAGTGGACAGTACAGACGCTGCCGGCCCGATACTTCGCCTGGCGAATTCGCGGTAACAGTCTGAGCTGGGCTTTCGGTGAGCAACGTCCTTTGCTCGAACAGCCATACGATTTGCTTATCGCCACCTCCATGACCGATCTTTCGGCGCTGAAAGGTATGATCCCCAATTTAGCCAGCATACCGTCAGTGGTGTACTTCCACGAAAATCAGTTTGCTTACCCGGCGACGGACAAGGCACATAAAAGCGTGGAACCACAGATTCTCAACATCTACACCGCCGCCTGCGCCGACCGTATCTTATTCAATACCACCTATAACCGGGACAGCTTTTTTAACGGCGCACGGGCATTACTGAAAAAACTGCCGGATCATGTCCCTGCAAAGCTGATATCTCAACTCGAAGAACGTGCTTCAATCCTACCTGTACCTTTAGAAACAGAGCTGTTTAAGCCTGTTCAGGCGCACCTGAAAGCATTAACAGAATGGCGTGACAACAACCACAAAGCATTAAGAATCGTCTGGGCAGCCCGCTGGGAGTACGACAAGGGGCCGGCGCATTTACTGGCCATTTTGGAACAGCTGGAAGAACAGAATACCGACTACCGCCTTTGCCTGATGGGCCAGAGTTTTCGCCACTCTCCCAAGGAATTTAAGCTTATCGGTGAACGCTTTAAGCACAAGCTGGTTCAGTTTGGCTACGCCGAAAGCCGTGAGGAGTATCTTCAGTGGCTGCGCACAGCAGACATTTTTCTGTCCACAGCATTACATGAATTTCAGGGCTTATCGGTGCTGGAAGCCGTCGCCTGCGGCTGCACGCCGGTATTGCCGGCACGGGAGGTATACCCGGCCCTGTTTCCGGAACAATATCTTTACCGTTGCTCAGAAGATATTAGCCGGGAAGCGACAGCTGCCTGCGCTAAGCTGACCGAAACAACAGCCGAACATGAAACCTGTGAGCCTCCCGACGTCAGTTATATCAGTTGGCAAAACCAGCGTGCGGCCTATGACGCTGTGCTGAAATCAACAACCGCTAAAAACTGA
- a CDS encoding amidohydrolase gives MHKTHWQKIRHRLHQHPELSGNELATARFVTSRLQQLKPDRLYTDIGGYGVAACFDSPHPGPVVLFRAELDALPINEINTFAHRSVTPGVSHKCGHDGHMTILLSLASYIADNQPERGTAIVLFQPAEETGEGARAIVGDPAFSELAPDYCFALHNLPGHPMGQVMIRSGSFNCASRGLTIELTGKTAHAAYPETGISPASAIAELIQTLPGLASNISQDERVMLTLIHCTLGEAAFGTSPGQAKLLATLRSESDSAMHRLIETVTDHCHAIAAQHSLSIGFQWDDVFAASRNDAECAEYVAQAARECGQPVKWLDEPFRWSEDFGAISAASRGAMFALGAGEKTPQIHNPDYDFPDQLITTGTDIFAAIYRQLLRET, from the coding sequence ATGCACAAAACTCACTGGCAAAAAATCCGTCACCGGCTACATCAACACCCGGAATTATCAGGAAACGAACTGGCTACCGCCCGGTTTGTCACCAGCCGGTTGCAACAGCTGAAACCTGACCGGCTGTACACCGATATTGGCGGCTATGGAGTAGCGGCATGCTTTGACAGCCCACACCCGGGCCCGGTCGTCCTGTTCCGTGCGGAACTTGATGCCCTGCCAATTAACGAAATAAATACTTTTGCTCACCGCTCTGTTACGCCGGGGGTATCTCATAAATGCGGGCATGATGGTCATATGACAATCCTGCTGTCCCTTGCCAGTTATATAGCCGACAACCAGCCTGAGCGGGGAACAGCAATCGTACTGTTTCAGCCAGCAGAAGAAACCGGAGAAGGCGCCAGAGCCATTGTTGGCGACCCGGCATTTTCAGAGCTTGCGCCAGACTACTGCTTTGCACTGCATAACCTGCCTGGCCACCCCATGGGGCAGGTCATGATACGCTCAGGCAGCTTTAACTGTGCATCACGCGGACTCACCATTGAACTTACCGGAAAAACAGCCCATGCCGCTTATCCGGAAACCGGCATCAGCCCGGCCAGCGCCATCGCCGAACTGATCCAGACCTTGCCCGGCCTGGCCAGCAACATCAGCCAGGATGAACGGGTTATGCTCACCCTGATTCACTGCACACTCGGCGAAGCCGCATTCGGCACATCACCCGGGCAGGCAAAACTCCTCGCCACACTGCGAAGCGAATCAGATTCAGCAATGCACCGGCTAATTGAAACGGTTACAGATCACTGTCATGCAATCGCAGCGCAACACAGCTTAAGTATCGGCTTTCAGTGGGATGATGTTTTTGCCGCAAGCCGTAACGATGCCGAATGTGCAGAATATGTAGCACAGGCAGCAAGAGAATGCGGGCAACCGGTAAAATGGCTGGACGAACCCTTTCGCTGGTCTGAAGACTTTGGTGCTATAAGTGCAGCCAGCCGGGGGGCTATGTTCGCGCTGGGTGCAGGCGAAAAAACGCCACAGATTCACAATCCGGACTACGACTTTCCTGATCAGTTAATCACCACAGGTACCGATATTTTCGCTGCCATTTACAGACAGTTACTCAGGGAAACTTAA
- a CDS encoding DMT family transporter — MLTAFLYLLTVIIWGTTWIAIKLQLGDVAIEASIIYRFSLAAIVMFSLLQLFRKRQPITPTDHLFCLLQGACLFCVNFYCFYLATGYVSSGLVSVIFSLATVLNALNNWFWFGKRPTTRVLCGAVLGLLGISVLFWPELQQQSDIWTLLPGIALAAAGTYCFSLGNMLSVRHQKQGLKPPTTNAWGMFYGVAILLIISLINGVEFTISYEVTYISALLYLAIPGTVIGFTAYLMLVGRIGPDSAAYATVMFPVVALTISSLYEGYSWSPVAISGLLLVISGNIIIFSKLRLPAFGFKRLSNASK; from the coding sequence ATGCTGACAGCCTTTCTATACCTGTTAACAGTGATCATCTGGGGAACAACCTGGATAGCGATCAAGCTGCAACTGGGTGACGTTGCGATCGAGGCATCAATCATTTACCGGTTCTCACTGGCAGCCATTGTCATGTTCAGTTTGTTACAACTGTTCAGAAAACGGCAGCCTATAACCCCAACAGACCATCTTTTCTGTTTGCTGCAGGGAGCCTGCCTGTTTTGCGTTAATTTTTACTGTTTCTATCTGGCAACAGGCTATGTATCCAGCGGATTAGTCTCGGTTATTTTCTCACTGGCAACGGTACTTAACGCACTGAATAACTGGTTCTGGTTTGGTAAACGACCAACAACACGGGTACTTTGCGGCGCAGTACTGGGCTTGCTGGGAATCAGTGTTCTGTTCTGGCCAGAATTGCAGCAACAGTCAGATATCTGGACGCTGTTACCCGGTATCGCTCTGGCAGCAGCGGGCACCTACTGTTTTTCACTGGGCAACATGCTCTCTGTCAGGCATCAGAAACAGGGCCTGAAGCCGCCGACAACCAACGCCTGGGGTATGTTTTATGGCGTAGCTATTTTGCTGATTATAAGCCTGATAAACGGCGTCGAATTTACCATCAGTTATGAGGTAACCTATATCAGCGCCCTGCTTTATCTGGCCATTCCCGGAACGGTCATCGGCTTTACCGCCTACCTGATGCTGGTCGGACGGATAGGCCCGGATTCTGCAGCCTATGCGACGGTTATGTTTCCGGTGGTGGCACTGACAATATCATCACTATATGAAGGCTATAGCTGGTCACCTGTGGCGATCAGTGGTTTACTCCTGGTTATCAGCGGCAACATCATAATTTTCAGCAAACTCAGGTTACCGGCTTTCGGCTTTAAACGCCTGTCAAATGCCTCAAAATAA
- a CDS encoding AraC family transcriptional regulator — MSQLSHQDYLVFSQLNASNATLEQSIDLGSGVAAAVWSNAEDYVVYDGPSHHTLSCYLDGGYDISRSSDGQRLTGGAPGKVCVMPQGHESFWEVAGYLRFFHLYFDHDKLAELTTRIWDRDHQVQMPDLTFEDIAWIDALCRNVVMPLNWTSAADRLTLSSAADMLMTYLLQHYAREKSLPDISGGLAPHVKRQVLEYMHAHMGQGIRLEELADLANLSSYHFARMFKQSLGEPPHRYMTELRLQKARRQVLESKMSLKELALELGFNDQSHFGKKFKQRFGVSPAQARRSGK, encoded by the coding sequence ATGAGTCAGTTAAGCCACCAGGATTATCTGGTTTTCAGTCAGTTAAATGCTTCCAACGCGACGCTTGAGCAAAGTATCGATCTTGGCAGCGGTGTCGCGGCGGCCGTCTGGTCGAATGCTGAGGACTATGTCGTTTATGACGGGCCGTCTCATCATACGCTCAGCTGCTATCTGGATGGTGGTTACGATATCAGCCGCAGCAGTGACGGGCAGCGGCTGACTGGCGGGGCGCCGGGTAAAGTATGTGTTATGCCGCAAGGGCATGAGTCTTTCTGGGAAGTTGCCGGTTATCTGCGATTTTTTCATCTGTACTTTGATCACGATAAGCTTGCTGAACTGACAACCCGGATCTGGGACCGTGATCATCAGGTTCAGATGCCGGATCTTACCTTCGAAGACATTGCCTGGATTGATGCGCTGTGCCGAAATGTCGTGATGCCGCTTAACTGGACATCTGCGGCGGACCGGCTCACCCTGAGCAGTGCCGCTGATATGCTGATGACTTACCTGTTGCAGCATTATGCCCGTGAGAAATCTCTGCCGGATATTTCCGGAGGGCTTGCACCCCATGTGAAACGTCAGGTGCTTGAGTATATGCATGCACATATGGGACAGGGGATTCGTCTTGAAGAGCTGGCTGATCTGGCCAACCTGAGCAGCTATCACTTTGCGCGGATGTTTAAGCAGTCTCTTGGGGAGCCACCACACCGTTATATGACTGAACTGAGGTTGCAGAAAGCCCGCCGGCAGGTGTTGGAGAGTAAGATGTCGCTGAAAGAGCTTGCTCTGGAGTTGGGGTTTAATGATCAGAGCCATTTCGGTAAGAAGTTTAAGCAACGCTTTGGGGTCAGCCCGGCCCAGGCACGCCGCTCAGGTAAGTGA
- a CDS encoding ATP-grasp domain-containing protein, protein MNSPAPQLNPDSHVPHLHGLANLMSRVYHGEDLTDLGLDFIDRGGKGDAQALFDLSILLQLRGQPDTGVAVQQQALAIQQHYCLEPTVKRHTVRLLALVAPGNLMTNTPLEFIAEGAGFSMQFLYVDPALPFPPELPDHDIAIVALSELDRNLATLDYIDSWISQWLRPVLNMPAPVSVLGRDLICHQLQNLPHIEMPVTIRVSRETLLQVAGGNPPLEALIVDGRMPVIIRPVDSHAGYGLERLDQPEALQDYLTRYSDAEFFVSRYVDYRSKDGQFRKYRVVMIDGQPELAHMAVSDHWMVHYGNAGMEQSAAKRFEEAGAMGNFRQGFAKRHAAAIQTLHETVGLDYFGMDCSETQDGKLLIFEVGASLNIHAMDCSELYPYKRPQMQRIFNNFQAMLQHKSRLPE, encoded by the coding sequence ATGAATAGTCCAGCACCGCAACTCAATCCAGATTCTCATGTGCCTCACCTGCACGGCCTGGCAAACCTGATGTCCAGGGTATATCACGGCGAAGACCTCACTGATCTCGGTCTCGACTTCATTGACCGTGGTGGTAAAGGTGATGCCCAGGCACTGTTTGATCTGTCAATTCTGTTGCAGTTACGTGGACAACCGGACACCGGCGTAGCCGTTCAGCAACAGGCGCTGGCAATTCAGCAGCATTACTGCCTCGAACCAACCGTTAAACGGCATACCGTACGTTTGCTGGCTCTCGTTGCACCCGGCAATCTGATGACCAATACACCGCTGGAATTCATCGCCGAAGGTGCCGGCTTCAGCATGCAATTTCTTTACGTTGATCCCGCCCTGCCATTTCCGCCGGAATTACCGGATCATGATATAGCAATCGTGGCGCTGAGCGAGCTGGACAGAAACCTTGCAACACTGGACTACATTGACAGCTGGATCAGCCAGTGGCTCCGTCCGGTTCTCAATATGCCGGCACCGGTCAGCGTTCTGGGAAGGGACTTAATCTGCCACCAGTTGCAAAACCTGCCACACATTGAAATGCCTGTGACCATCCGGGTCAGCCGGGAAACATTACTTCAGGTCGCCGGAGGCAATCCGCCTCTTGAAGCACTTATTGTCGACGGCAGGATGCCGGTGATTATCCGTCCGGTGGACTCCCATGCCGGCTATGGACTGGAAAGACTCGACCAGCCTGAAGCCTTGCAGGATTACCTGACACGTTACAGTGATGCAGAATTTTTTGTCTCCCGCTATGTAGACTATCGCAGCAAAGATGGCCAGTTCCGTAAATACCGTGTTGTGATGATCGATGGCCAGCCAGAACTGGCGCACATGGCGGTTTCTGATCACTGGATGGTTCACTATGGCAATGCCGGCATGGAACAAAGTGCAGCTAAACGCTTTGAAGAAGCCGGGGCAATGGGCAATTTCAGGCAGGGGTTTGCCAAACGGCATGCCGCAGCCATTCAAACACTGCATGAAACCGTGGGCCTGGATTACTTCGGAATGGACTGCAGTGAAACACAGGACGGCAAACTGCTGATCTTTGAAGTAGGTGCCTCACTGAACATTCACGCGATGGATTGCAGCGAACTTTACCCTTACAAACGCCCTCAGATGCAACGGATATTTAACAACTTCCAGGCAATGCTACAGCATAAGTCCCGGTTACCGGAGTAA
- a CDS encoding FAD assembly factor SdhE — translation MYTEEDVRRLQWQSRRGMLELDVLFVPFVEEAFSDLDEADQDRFVKLLACEDTDLFVWLMEREEPVDPDLQRIVRIILDRVQPAAD, via the coding sequence ATGTATACAGAAGAAGATGTACGACGATTACAATGGCAAAGCCGGCGCGGTATGCTGGAACTGGATGTGTTGTTTGTGCCATTTGTTGAAGAAGCTTTTTCTGATCTTGATGAAGCAGACCAGGACCGTTTTGTGAAATTACTGGCCTGTGAAGATACTGATTTGTTCGTCTGGTTAATGGAGCGGGAAGAGCCTGTCGATCCGGATTTACAGCGCATCGTCAGAATTATTCTTGACCGTGTCCAGCCTGCTGCAGATTAA
- a CDS encoding protein YgfX, producing the protein MSSLLQIKFSPSRQLGVLYSGLASIAYYSIWLLHLPWFLNVVFSVLLGGLFVTTWRRYISLTHDRSVIALHWQAKDKYMRLCTASGEWLTVASVEQRILWPWLTALRVRVDGSGKEALNLIVLSDSLSDFSQYRQFRVFCRYARIKGGLLPTG; encoded by the coding sequence GTGTCCAGCCTGCTGCAGATTAAGTTTTCTCCTTCCCGCCAGCTTGGAGTCCTTTATTCCGGGCTGGCATCAATTGCGTATTACAGCATCTGGCTGTTGCACCTTCCCTGGTTTCTGAATGTTGTTTTCTCTGTGTTGCTGGGGGGATTATTTGTCACCACCTGGCGTCGCTATATTTCCCTGACGCATGACCGTTCTGTTATTGCACTGCACTGGCAGGCGAAAGATAAATATATGCGTCTCTGCACAGCTTCCGGTGAGTGGCTGACAGTTGCTTCGGTAGAACAGCGGATACTCTGGCCCTGGCTGACGGCCCTGCGAGTCAGGGTGGACGGCTCAGGTAAAGAGGCACTGAATCTGATCGTGTTGTCTGATTCGCTAAGCGATTTTTCCCAGTACCGGCAATTCAGGGTGTTTTGCCGGTATGCGCGGATTAAAGGCGGTTTGTTGCCGACCGGTTAG